A window of the Zeugodacus cucurbitae isolate PBARC_wt_2022May chromosome 2, idZeuCucr1.2, whole genome shotgun sequence genome harbors these coding sequences:
- the LOC105213174 gene encoding phenoloxidase-activating factor 1 isoform X2, with product MSNKVNIYVVVFVCLSIAAGQSSAVYCNNGRGECKEFQYCHSLYKNSPIDVNSIHYCDLSSGIVCCPRTEFNFETRFGTDTYAEMACMEYAKFAPSTCSGPLIYGGVKAKPKEFPSVALLGTKDNNTGAIDWYCGGTLISRRFVITAAHCFRVSTSINIVRLGELDYNTTNDDTQTQDFNVVHAVLHPSYNLDRYNDIALIELDRDAILNEYVIPACLPPKTTQDTRFTAVGWGKTEKGDASSHLLKVELDLFTGDQCAKSVPVQENLEMGLKERTQICAGSHKHNIDTCNGDSGGPLYVRHKSYHCMLQLAAITSFGYVQCGTADIPSINTKVNLYLSWIENVVWDVSPL from the exons CCGTATACTGTAATAACGGCAGGGGTGAGTGTAAGGAGTTTCAGTATTGCCATTCGCTTTACAAGAATTCACCAATCGACGTAAACTCCATACATTATTGTGATCTAAGCTCAGGTATCGTCTGCTGTCCACGAACGGAATTTAACTTTGAAACGCGATTTGGGACAGATACGTATGCTGAAATGG CTTGTATGGAGTATGCAAAATTTGCACCCAGTACTTGTTCAGGACCACTGATCTATGGCGGTGTGAAAGCGAAGCCAAAGGAGTTCCCCTCGGTCGCACTACTCGGAACAAAAGATAATAATACCGGTGCAATAGATTGGTACTGTGGTGGCACTTTGATAAGCAGACGATTTGTCATTACGGCAGCCCATTGTTTTCGagt TTCCACCAGCATAAATATCGTACGCTTAGGCGAATTAGATTACAATACCACCAATGATGACACACAAACGCAAGATTTCAATGTAGTGCACGCCGTTTTACACCCAAGCTACAATTTAGACCGATACAATGATATTGCACTCATCGAACTGGATCGCGATGCAATACTTAATGAATATGTCATTCCCGCTTGTTTGCCACCAAAAACAACTCAGGATACAAGATTCACAGCTGTTGGTTGGGGTAAAACCGAAAAGGGGGACGCATCATCACATCTGCTCAAGGTGGAATTGGATTTGTTTACCGGCGATCAGTGTGCTAAATCTGTGCCGGTACAAGAAAATCTGGAAATGGGTCTTAAAGAACGCACGCAAATATGTGCCGGCAGTCATAAGCATAACATTGACACATGCAACGGCGACTCTGGTGGACCGCTTTATGTGCGGCATAAAAGTTATCATTGTATGCTGCAATTGGCCGCAATTACTTCATTTGGTTATGTGCAGTGTGGCACTGCCGACATCCCTAGTATTAATACAAAGGTGAATTTGTATTTAAGCTGGATTGAGAATGTCGTATGGGATGTGAGCCCACtataa
- the LOC105213174 gene encoding phenoloxidase-activating factor 1 isoform X1, whose product MSNKVNIYVVVFVCLSIAAGQSSAVYCNNGRGECKEFQYCHSLYKNSPIDVNSIHYCDLSSGIVCCPRTEFNFETRFGTDTYAEMEQFPACMEYAKFAPSTCSGPLIYGGVKAKPKEFPSVALLGTKDNNTGAIDWYCGGTLISRRFVITAAHCFRVSTSINIVRLGELDYNTTNDDTQTQDFNVVHAVLHPSYNLDRYNDIALIELDRDAILNEYVIPACLPPKTTQDTRFTAVGWGKTEKGDASSHLLKVELDLFTGDQCAKSVPVQENLEMGLKERTQICAGSHKHNIDTCNGDSGGPLYVRHKSYHCMLQLAAITSFGYVQCGTADIPSINTKVNLYLSWIENVVWDVSPL is encoded by the exons CCGTATACTGTAATAACGGCAGGGGTGAGTGTAAGGAGTTTCAGTATTGCCATTCGCTTTACAAGAATTCACCAATCGACGTAAACTCCATACATTATTGTGATCTAAGCTCAGGTATCGTCTGCTGTCCACGAACGGAATTTAACTTTGAAACGCGATTTGGGACAGATACGTATGCTGAAATGG aacaatttccagCTTGTATGGAGTATGCAAAATTTGCACCCAGTACTTGTTCAGGACCACTGATCTATGGCGGTGTGAAAGCGAAGCCAAAGGAGTTCCCCTCGGTCGCACTACTCGGAACAAAAGATAATAATACCGGTGCAATAGATTGGTACTGTGGTGGCACTTTGATAAGCAGACGATTTGTCATTACGGCAGCCCATTGTTTTCGagt TTCCACCAGCATAAATATCGTACGCTTAGGCGAATTAGATTACAATACCACCAATGATGACACACAAACGCAAGATTTCAATGTAGTGCACGCCGTTTTACACCCAAGCTACAATTTAGACCGATACAATGATATTGCACTCATCGAACTGGATCGCGATGCAATACTTAATGAATATGTCATTCCCGCTTGTTTGCCACCAAAAACAACTCAGGATACAAGATTCACAGCTGTTGGTTGGGGTAAAACCGAAAAGGGGGACGCATCATCACATCTGCTCAAGGTGGAATTGGATTTGTTTACCGGCGATCAGTGTGCTAAATCTGTGCCGGTACAAGAAAATCTGGAAATGGGTCTTAAAGAACGCACGCAAATATGTGCCGGCAGTCATAAGCATAACATTGACACATGCAACGGCGACTCTGGTGGACCGCTTTATGTGCGGCATAAAAGTTATCATTGTATGCTGCAATTGGCCGCAATTACTTCATTTGGTTATGTGCAGTGTGGCACTGCCGACATCCCTAGTATTAATACAAAGGTGAATTTGTATTTAAGCTGGATTGAGAATGTCGTATGGGATGTGAGCCCACtataa
- the LOC105213174 gene encoding phenoloxidase-activating factor 1 isoform X3 yields the protein MEQFPACMEYAKFAPSTCSGPLIYGGVKAKPKEFPSVALLGTKDNNTGAIDWYCGGTLISRRFVITAAHCFRVSTSINIVRLGELDYNTTNDDTQTQDFNVVHAVLHPSYNLDRYNDIALIELDRDAILNEYVIPACLPPKTTQDTRFTAVGWGKTEKGDASSHLLKVELDLFTGDQCAKSVPVQENLEMGLKERTQICAGSHKHNIDTCNGDSGGPLYVRHKSYHCMLQLAAITSFGYVQCGTADIPSINTKVNLYLSWIENVVWDVSPL from the exons ATGG aacaatttccagCTTGTATGGAGTATGCAAAATTTGCACCCAGTACTTGTTCAGGACCACTGATCTATGGCGGTGTGAAAGCGAAGCCAAAGGAGTTCCCCTCGGTCGCACTACTCGGAACAAAAGATAATAATACCGGTGCAATAGATTGGTACTGTGGTGGCACTTTGATAAGCAGACGATTTGTCATTACGGCAGCCCATTGTTTTCGagt TTCCACCAGCATAAATATCGTACGCTTAGGCGAATTAGATTACAATACCACCAATGATGACACACAAACGCAAGATTTCAATGTAGTGCACGCCGTTTTACACCCAAGCTACAATTTAGACCGATACAATGATATTGCACTCATCGAACTGGATCGCGATGCAATACTTAATGAATATGTCATTCCCGCTTGTTTGCCACCAAAAACAACTCAGGATACAAGATTCACAGCTGTTGGTTGGGGTAAAACCGAAAAGGGGGACGCATCATCACATCTGCTCAAGGTGGAATTGGATTTGTTTACCGGCGATCAGTGTGCTAAATCTGTGCCGGTACAAGAAAATCTGGAAATGGGTCTTAAAGAACGCACGCAAATATGTGCCGGCAGTCATAAGCATAACATTGACACATGCAACGGCGACTCTGGTGGACCGCTTTATGTGCGGCATAAAAGTTATCATTGTATGCTGCAATTGGCCGCAATTACTTCATTTGGTTATGTGCAGTGTGGCACTGCCGACATCCCTAGTATTAATACAAAGGTGAATTTGTATTTAAGCTGGATTGAGAATGTCGTATGGGATGTGAGCCCACtataa